Proteins encoded by one window of Dyella humicola:
- a CDS encoding protease pro-enzyme activation domain-containing protein, with protein MLIEKRYRPWCVALAMTLGSVVSPVGSAATPQATNAYPDYQPDSPRIHAAIDNGKLATVQGSRPALAVTKYDKGPLPSSQLIRNVTLLLKRSDDKQKQADAYSAQLTNPSSPYFHHWLTPTQIGQMFGPAQSDIDKVTQWIKSQGLTVNSVSPTGMTIHFSGTAGALGKAFHTSLHSYSVNGEQHFANAGAEQIPAALQAVVQNAAPLHNFFPKPLYHNVGLVKKDKKSGQWKTLAKDASAPDFTVPPGTNSGTAYDVAPADFNTIYNVNPLWQQGAPIRGAGQTVVVLEQSDVLPADIQAFRQAFLPANATGTVSYIQPLLYPADTSCPDPGEVYPDEGEAALDAEWAGAAAPDANIVVASCSDQGGATFGPFQAAENITLGTDSRFAVMPGILSLSYGECEPDGFVDGMAGLAGFLWQTASMEGVTVFVSSGDAGAVACDQGAEVSFQGATVNGLGATPYNVAVGGTDFHDRGEASKYWTSTNLSLNSSAISYVPEMTWNDSCASSVIYPLLGFGSGVESCNNLSQAQQRAFLNTGGGGGGASTNWFQQPWQTGIYGSSNYNFRTLPDVSLFAANGLFGHALVYCMSDPNVGGTPCDYSNPDDVYYNSAGGTSFAAPAMAGVQALINQAVGRNGSNYLLPGSGNILPAFYALAAKEYGTNGSPNTAMLAACNSSNGASINSGCVFNDITVGDIAEPCLAGSRDCYSGAQVEKFGISNAGGVTTLAPAWMTNAGYDNATGLGSVNVTNLVHAVAKFYRPFQHGYVAPYDFMSSSHGVGDGFSDIALVDPVKGTFTSLGMKGSVVVQTATKSVAAGYGIGAVGNILGGNGVGQLAWTGSDNRLYLWDGDGTGDYFGMSIGSSYGAGWKLIGAGTPDGSKQSQLFWFNATTHQFGWWKVAYNWTTFKYEATLSPITTVAAGFVPTLADVNGDGYADIVWTSTIDNSVYVWINDQQGGFATHRIADHPAGFVLFGAGDVNGDGNTDLIWTNPASNQMAWWQMNGFTVQSQQTRSVAPGYTMAAIADYDGDGLADILWVGTAGDVYQWQSNGSGFQSFRVADAAGNPLVIPAGTQVQASRLQGSAAGGQNTSVGSSH; from the coding sequence ATGCTTATTGAAAAACGGTATCGGCCATGGTGCGTAGCCCTGGCCATGACGCTGGGGAGCGTCGTGTCACCGGTGGGGTCTGCGGCGACACCACAAGCCACCAATGCCTATCCGGATTATCAGCCGGACAGTCCGCGAATCCACGCGGCGATCGACAACGGCAAGCTGGCGACCGTGCAGGGTAGCCGGCCGGCGCTGGCGGTAACCAAATACGACAAGGGTCCGCTGCCTTCTTCGCAGCTGATCCGCAACGTCACGCTGCTGCTGAAACGAAGCGATGACAAGCAGAAGCAAGCCGACGCCTACTCGGCCCAGTTGACCAATCCAAGCTCACCCTATTTCCATCACTGGCTCACGCCCACGCAGATCGGTCAGATGTTCGGACCCGCGCAGTCGGATATCGACAAGGTGACGCAATGGATCAAGTCGCAGGGCTTGACCGTCAATTCGGTATCGCCGACGGGAATGACCATTCACTTCTCCGGCACCGCCGGGGCACTGGGCAAGGCATTCCACACCAGCTTGCATAGCTACTCGGTCAACGGCGAGCAGCATTTCGCCAACGCTGGTGCGGAGCAGATTCCCGCTGCACTGCAGGCGGTGGTGCAGAATGCGGCTCCGTTGCACAACTTCTTCCCGAAGCCGCTCTATCACAATGTCGGACTGGTGAAGAAGGACAAGAAGAGCGGGCAGTGGAAGACCTTGGCCAAGGATGCATCCGCTCCGGACTTCACCGTGCCGCCCGGAACGAATTCCGGTACGGCGTATGACGTGGCACCGGCGGACTTCAATACGATCTACAACGTCAATCCGCTCTGGCAACAGGGCGCGCCGATTCGCGGTGCGGGACAGACGGTGGTCGTGCTTGAGCAGTCGGACGTGCTGCCGGCCGACATCCAGGCTTTCCGCCAGGCCTTCCTGCCAGCCAATGCCACCGGCACGGTGAGCTATATCCAGCCACTTCTTTATCCGGCGGATACCAGTTGCCCTGATCCGGGCGAGGTGTATCCGGACGAAGGCGAGGCGGCGCTGGATGCCGAATGGGCCGGCGCAGCCGCACCGGATGCCAACATCGTGGTGGCATCGTGCAGCGATCAGGGCGGAGCGACTTTTGGCCCGTTCCAGGCGGCGGAAAATATCACCCTTGGCACGGATAGCCGCTTTGCGGTGATGCCGGGAATTCTGAGCCTGAGCTACGGCGAGTGTGAGCCGGACGGCTTTGTGGATGGCATGGCCGGTCTCGCCGGCTTCCTCTGGCAAACAGCCTCGATGGAGGGCGTAACGGTATTCGTTTCGTCCGGTGACGCGGGTGCGGTGGCTTGCGATCAAGGCGCGGAGGTGTCCTTCCAGGGTGCGACGGTGAACGGCTTGGGCGCAACGCCGTACAACGTGGCGGTGGGCGGTACCGATTTCCATGATCGGGGGGAGGCGAGCAAGTACTGGACCTCGACCAACCTGTCCTTGAATTCGTCTGCCATCAGCTACGTGCCGGAGATGACCTGGAACGACTCGTGCGCGAGCAGCGTGATCTATCCCTTGCTCGGCTTTGGGAGCGGCGTAGAGTCCTGCAATAACCTTAGCCAGGCCCAGCAGAGGGCATTCTTGAATACCGGTGGCGGTGGCGGTGGTGCCAGCACGAACTGGTTCCAGCAGCCATGGCAAACAGGCATCTACGGCAGCAGCAACTACAACTTCCGCACCCTGCCGGATGTGTCGCTGTTTGCAGCCAATGGCTTGTTCGGTCACGCGCTGGTGTATTGCATGTCCGACCCGAACGTCGGTGGCACGCCTTGCGACTACAGCAACCCCGACGACGTGTACTACAACAGCGCCGGTGGCACGTCGTTCGCCGCACCTGCGATGGCGGGCGTGCAGGCGTTGATCAACCAGGCTGTGGGGCGGAACGGCAGTAACTATCTGCTGCCGGGCAGCGGCAACATCCTGCCGGCGTTCTATGCTCTTGCGGCCAAGGAATATGGCACCAATGGCTCGCCGAACACGGCGATGCTGGCTGCGTGCAATTCCTCCAACGGTGCATCGATCAACAGCGGTTGCGTGTTCAACGACATCACCGTGGGCGATATCGCCGAACCCTGCCTGGCCGGTTCCAGGGATTGCTATTCGGGCGCACAGGTGGAGAAGTTTGGTATTTCCAATGCCGGTGGCGTGACCACGCTGGCACCTGCCTGGATGACCAATGCGGGCTATGACAACGCTACGGGTCTGGGCAGCGTCAACGTGACCAACCTGGTGCATGCGGTGGCCAAGTTCTATCGGCCATTCCAGCACGGCTATGTGGCTCCGTACGACTTCATGTCCTCCTCCCATGGCGTTGGCGATGGATTCAGCGATATCGCGTTGGTGGATCCGGTCAAGGGCACCTTCACCTCGCTGGGCATGAAGGGCTCGGTGGTTGTGCAGACGGCGACTAAATCGGTTGCCGCCGGTTATGGTATCGGTGCTGTCGGCAATATTCTTGGCGGCAACGGTGTTGGCCAGTTGGCGTGGACTGGTTCGGACAACCGCCTGTATCTGTGGGACGGCGACGGCACCGGCGACTATTTTGGGATGTCGATCGGCAGTTCCTATGGCGCCGGATGGAAATTGATCGGCGCGGGTACGCCCGATGGCAGCAAGCAATCGCAACTGTTCTGGTTCAACGCGACGACGCACCAGTTCGGCTGGTGGAAGGTCGCCTACAATTGGACCACGTTCAAATATGAAGCCACGCTCTCGCCGATCACCACCGTGGCCGCGGGCTTTGTTCCGACCCTGGCCGATGTGAACGGCGATGGCTACGCCGATATCGTGTGGACCAGCACGATCGACAACAGCGTCTATGTGTGGATCAACGACCAGCAGGGCGGATTCGCCACGCACCGTATTGCCGATCATCCAGCTGGTTTCGTGTTGTTTGGTGCGGGTGATGTCAATGGCGATGGCAATACCGATCTGATCTGGACCAACCCTGCCAGCAATCAGATGGCGTGGTGGCAGATGAACGGTTTCACCGTGCAGTCGCAGCAGACTCGCAGCGTCGCTCCGGGCTATACCATGGCGGCCATTGCCGACTACGACGGCGATGGCCTGGCCGACATCCTGTGGGTGGGTACGGCCGGCGACGTCTACCAGTGGCAAAGCAATGGCAGCGGCTTCCAGTCGTTCAGGGTCGCAGACGCCGCGGGCAATCCGTTGGTGATCCCGGCGGGCACGCAGGTGCAGGCGAGCCGTCTGCAAGGCTCGGCGGCTGGTGGTCAGAACACCAGCGTTGGCTCGAGCCACTGA
- a CDS encoding protease pro-enzyme activation domain-containing protein, whose translation MKAQIATDQGTLPGGKLIHNMTLLLKRSPDKQSRFDAYVNQLNNPGSPNFHKWLTAKQIGTMFGPAQSDIGQVTGWLSAQGLKVDKVSPTGMMIHFSGTASTVSRAFHTQMHSFALKGEAHFANTVEQQIPEALSPVVQGVASLDNFFPKPQYHNVGVVTKDKHSGKWSQVSTSPEFTVPPGTADKQTAYDVVPADFNKIYNVEPLWSQPTPIRGAGQTIAVLERTDVQPADINTFRQAFLPADAQGVVSYVNPVAQIVNNGGLQPVIDPTCADPGLNGDEGEAALDAEWIGAAAPDANIVFASCDDTNSPQFGPFTAAMNLLDNPDVPPPSVFSLSYGECEVLSITNIVSEVGLIWQQAAAQGVTVYVSSGDAGSAGCDQNQQAASFGINVNAMSSTPFNVSVGGTDFDDYHQTSQYWTATNLPGGLSAISYIPEQTWNDSCASSKLDAVLKLSDRLTACNTAAGQRFLNTAGGSGGPSLFYTQPIWQTGIYGAPSNGTRMQPDLALFAANGLYGHALVFCMSDSSVGGTTCDYSNPDNVYYNSAGGTSFAAPAMAGIQALINQAAGQSHGNITPAFYDIATKEYGTRTSPNVAKLSACNSSNGAAIDSSCVFNDVTQGDIDEPCYAGTSDCYVGAAGNHFGVLSHGGDVSLASAWMTGAGYDYATGLGTVNAANLVKAMVAYDLPRKTGYAAPADFLSPYIPGVDGYSDIALVDPVAGIFTGIAMKGSVAEQVTSQSVAKGYTIGAIGGFYQHWDDLAGTAPKFALTGFNMASLAWTGPDNQLYVWLSDGDGGKNSYITHQVGSPYAAGWSLVGAGDFDGIGKDELLWRNNATGQIEWWQLDLTLTFRLGARQYHWAMETPAPLSAASGYVPTVADVNGDGYADIVWTNPNDNSVYVWINNQAGDFVRQRVADHQPGFVLYGAGDLNGDGKTDLIWTNPSTNQMSWWIMNGFTIVDKEIRSVAPGYTMSSIADYDGDGLADILWVGKAGDVYEWQSTGNGFQSLQVTDAAGAPLIIPAGAKVQATRLQGSATAGYTMP comes from the coding sequence TTGAAAGCGCAGATCGCAACCGACCAGGGCACGTTGCCTGGCGGCAAGCTGATCCACAACATGACCTTGCTGCTAAAGCGTAGCCCGGACAAGCAGAGCCGCTTCGACGCCTACGTGAATCAGCTGAACAATCCTGGTTCGCCGAATTTCCACAAGTGGCTGACCGCCAAACAGATCGGAACCATGTTTGGCCCCGCCCAGTCGGACATCGGCCAGGTAACGGGCTGGCTGAGCGCGCAGGGCCTGAAGGTCGACAAGGTGTCGCCGACCGGCATGATGATCCACTTCTCCGGTACGGCTTCAACAGTGAGTCGTGCGTTCCACACGCAGATGCACAGCTTTGCGCTCAAGGGCGAAGCGCATTTCGCCAATACGGTCGAGCAGCAGATTCCCGAGGCGCTGTCGCCGGTGGTACAGGGCGTCGCTTCGCTGGACAACTTCTTCCCGAAGCCGCAGTACCACAATGTAGGCGTGGTCACCAAGGACAAGCACAGCGGCAAGTGGAGCCAGGTTTCCACGAGTCCGGAATTCACCGTGCCACCGGGTACGGCGGATAAGCAGACGGCCTATGACGTCGTCCCGGCGGACTTCAACAAGATCTATAACGTCGAGCCGCTGTGGAGCCAGCCCACGCCCATTCGTGGTGCGGGTCAGACGATCGCCGTGCTGGAGCGCACCGATGTGCAGCCGGCGGACATCAATACCTTTCGCCAGGCCTTTCTACCGGCGGATGCGCAGGGTGTCGTCAGCTATGTGAATCCAGTGGCCCAGATCGTCAATAATGGGGGCCTTCAGCCAGTCATCGACCCCACCTGCGCGGATCCCGGCCTGAATGGCGATGAAGGTGAGGCGGCCTTGGATGCCGAGTGGATTGGTGCAGCGGCACCCGATGCCAATATCGTGTTCGCCTCCTGCGATGACACCAATAGCCCGCAGTTCGGTCCGTTCACTGCGGCGATGAACCTGCTCGATAACCCGGATGTCCCGCCACCGTCGGTATTCAGCCTCAGCTACGGCGAATGCGAAGTCCTCAGCATCACGAATATCGTCAGCGAAGTTGGTTTGATTTGGCAGCAGGCCGCGGCCCAGGGTGTCACGGTCTATGTGTCATCAGGTGACGCGGGTTCGGCCGGCTGTGACCAGAATCAGCAAGCAGCGTCGTTCGGTATCAACGTCAACGCCATGTCCTCAACGCCATTCAATGTGTCAGTAGGCGGCACGGACTTCGACGACTATCACCAGACGAGCCAGTACTGGACTGCGACGAATCTGCCGGGTGGCCTGTCGGCAATCAGCTATATCCCCGAGCAGACCTGGAACGACTCCTGCGCCAGCAGCAAGCTGGATGCCGTACTCAAGCTAAGCGACCGCCTGACCGCATGCAATACCGCCGCAGGTCAACGCTTCCTCAATACGGCCGGTGGCAGCGGCGGCCCCAGCCTCTTCTATACGCAGCCCATCTGGCAGACGGGAATCTATGGTGCGCCCAGCAACGGGACGCGCATGCAGCCGGATCTGGCGTTGTTTGCGGCCAACGGTCTCTATGGGCACGCGCTGGTGTTCTGCATGTCGGATTCGAGCGTCGGTGGCACCACCTGTGACTACAGTAATCCGGACAACGTGTACTACAACAGCGCCGGCGGTACGTCCTTCGCGGCACCGGCAATGGCCGGTATCCAGGCGCTGATCAACCAGGCCGCGGGCCAGAGTCACGGCAACATCACGCCGGCGTTCTATGACATTGCGACCAAGGAATACGGCACCCGCACTTCGCCCAATGTCGCCAAGCTGAGCGCGTGCAATTCGTCCAACGGAGCGGCAATCGACAGCAGCTGCGTGTTCAATGACGTCACCCAGGGCGATATCGACGAGCCCTGTTATGCAGGAACGTCGGATTGCTACGTGGGCGCCGCGGGCAATCACTTCGGCGTGCTGAGCCACGGCGGCGATGTCAGTCTGGCGTCCGCATGGATGACCGGTGCCGGCTACGATTACGCCACTGGCCTGGGTACGGTCAATGCAGCCAATCTGGTCAAAGCGATGGTGGCATACGACCTGCCACGCAAGACTGGTTACGCCGCACCGGCGGACTTCCTGAGTCCCTATATTCCGGGTGTCGATGGTTACAGCGATATCGCCTTGGTCGATCCGGTTGCCGGCATTTTCACCGGCATCGCCATGAAGGGTAGCGTCGCCGAGCAGGTGACGTCGCAGTCGGTTGCCAAGGGCTACACGATCGGGGCCATCGGTGGTTTCTACCAGCACTGGGATGATCTCGCCGGTACTGCACCGAAGTTTGCCTTGACGGGATTCAACATGGCCAGCCTGGCCTGGACTGGACCGGACAATCAGCTGTATGTCTGGCTGTCTGACGGCGATGGCGGCAAGAACAGCTATATCACCCATCAGGTTGGCAGTCCTTACGCGGCCGGCTGGAGCCTGGTCGGGGCTGGTGATTTCGACGGCATCGGCAAGGATGAGCTGCTGTGGCGCAACAACGCTACCGGCCAGATTGAATGGTGGCAGCTGGATCTGACGCTGACATTCAGGTTGGGTGCCCGTCAGTACCACTGGGCCATGGAAACACCCGCGCCGCTGTCAGCTGCCTCGGGTTACGTGCCGACGGTCGCCGATGTTAACGGCGACGGTTACGCCGATATCGTCTGGACCAATCCGAACGACAACAGCGTCTACGTGTGGATCAACAATCAGGCGGGTGACTTTGTGCGTCAACGTGTCGCCGACCATCAGCCAGGCTTTGTCCTGTATGGCGCGGGCGACCTCAATGGCGATGGCAAGACCGATCTGATCTGGACCAATCCCAGCACGAATCAAATGAGCTGGTGGATCATGAACGGCTTCACCATCGTGGATAAGGAAATCCGTAGCGTCGCGCCGGGCTACACGATGTCTTCCATTGCCGACTACGACGGTGATGGTCTGGCCGACATTCTGTGGGTTGGTAAAGCCGGTGACGTCTATGAGTGGCAGAGCACCGGCAATGGCTTCCAGTCATTGCAGGTTACCGATGCCGCGGGTGCACCGCTGATCATCCCGGCAGGTGCGAAAGTGCAGGCCACCCGCCTGCAGGGATCGGCCACGGCTGGCTACACCATGCCGTAA
- a CDS encoding response regulator transcription factor, translating into MSLSSNSLELSDQAASLCILLLEDDALLRDRVLVPKLRRFGFEVITAGRVKEMHEAMDKRMPDIILLDVGLPDGNGFDVARSLRAEHSGIGIVILTGRSQSSDLVRGLTEGADAYLSKPVEIEVLVATLQSVARRLMPPTRIDGATWRLSSDAWFLISPASGKVRLSSAERRLLHALMKQPIEVVLRESLIAALTDDVTGFDPHRLDAVIYRLRRKVLANLGIPLPLDVVHGTGFVLAI; encoded by the coding sequence GTGTCGCTGTCGTCCAACTCGCTTGAGTTGAGTGATCAGGCTGCATCGCTGTGCATCCTGCTCCTGGAGGACGATGCACTGCTTCGGGATAGGGTGTTGGTGCCTAAGCTTCGTCGATTTGGCTTCGAGGTGATAACGGCCGGCCGCGTCAAGGAAATGCACGAGGCCATGGACAAGCGAATGCCCGACATCATTCTCTTGGATGTAGGATTGCCCGACGGAAACGGCTTTGATGTCGCTCGATCGTTGCGCGCGGAACACTCTGGCATCGGCATCGTCATCCTGACCGGACGTTCGCAGAGTTCGGATTTAGTACGAGGCCTGACCGAAGGAGCTGACGCGTATCTCTCCAAGCCGGTCGAAATCGAAGTGCTTGTCGCAACCCTTCAAAGCGTCGCTCGCCGATTGATGCCGCCGACGCGGATCGACGGAGCGACGTGGCGCCTGAGCTCCGACGCATGGTTTCTGATATCGCCAGCCAGCGGCAAGGTGAGGTTGAGCAGTGCAGAACGACGCCTTCTACACGCCCTCATGAAGCAGCCCATCGAAGTTGTTTTACGAGAGTCCCTCATTGCCGCATTGACGGACGACGTGACTGGTTTTGACCCTCATCGACTTGATGCGGTGATTTATCGCCTGCGCCGAAAAGTACTGGCCAATCTGGGCATACCGCTCCCACTCGATGTTGTGCATGGAACGGGATTCGTACTGGCGATTTGA
- a CDS encoding MarR family winged helix-turn-helix transcriptional regulator — translation MNHYTSKNFALTRSVGFLLNKARNMIIAEMDAALRDLEITSQHMGILLSLKSGVATTPFELSKVLGIDTGLMTRMLDKLEDKKLLKRVRSVDDRRVINLEMTARGEAVTTQLPQIAPQVLNARVKNFSKDEFDELRRLLGKFIGDSE, via the coding sequence ATGAACCACTACACCAGCAAAAACTTCGCGCTCACCAGAAGTGTCGGATTCCTGTTGAACAAAGCGCGCAACATGATCATCGCCGAGATGGACGCCGCCCTCAGGGATCTGGAGATCACCAGTCAACACATGGGCATCCTGCTTTCGCTGAAGAGCGGCGTGGCGACAACGCCTTTTGAACTGTCAAAGGTGCTAGGCATCGATACCGGTCTAATGACGCGCATGCTGGACAAGCTCGAAGACAAAAAACTGCTAAAACGGGTTCGCAGCGTCGACGATCGGCGTGTGATCAACCTCGAGATGACAGCCAGAGGTGAAGCCGTGACCACGCAGCTTCCGCAGATCGCACCGCAGGTTCTCAACGCACGCGTGAAGAACTTCAGCAAGGACGAATTCGATGAGTTGCGCCGGCTGCTAGGCAAATTCATTGGCGATAGCGAGTAG
- a CDS encoding protease pro-enzyme activation domain-containing protein, whose amino-acid sequence MAAAFLAAGVHAQANGDAEAPRIDASKIANGGSTTLKGTVPLHVLTSTDSGAKRSTDEIPAMTLILKRSANKQKQLEGYLGSLNNPASPNYHQWLTPSQLGQMFGPNDKDMETVKKWLSSQGLAVKWVSPSKTMIRFSGSVGAVQTAFHTQIHQYTADGKLYYANATEQHVPSALTPVVAGVASLSNFFPKPLVTKSQPVKRNAKGQWEPVGGVSSNFNFSINGNVFYDVVPADLNTIYNVNPLWKQSTPIRGAGQTVAVLEHTDVLNADVATFRSTFMPSDAKGVFSQLHPLAFAGDTSCADPGTGPDEGEAALDSEWAGAAAPDANVVLASCADSGSEFGAFIAAQNLLLQPTPPAILSLSYGECELVSAAVGDTNEAINLWEMAAAEGVTVFVSSADAGSAGCDQNLSASTFGIAVNGLGSSTYNVSVGGTDFDDLKNQSKYWAPGNGALGASALSYIPEQPWNDSCASSKLYPLLGYSDPVTSCNSSNGFNFLTTAGGSGGPSYLWAQPPWQTGVAGMPQTTSRSLPDVSLFAANGLYGHALIFCMSDASEGGTNCNYLDPVATIFNSAGGTSFAAPTMAGIQALINQNAGTTHGNIGPMLYDLARKQYGSVASPAPPCSTNSANANCIFHDVTVGDNDVPCVAGTADCFTKGQDFFGVVSNGGADSLDPAWKAGAGYDYATGLGSVNVQKLANAVAAMDARRNIPRTWDLVGFGNVSGNAPIAPGEEAVPLDGHSTILLIKTSTGDASMLLMNGGTITDNESFNRVFHPGDQVKSVPIDLFNGGVLVGQTVMETDNPTTNTPSLFVYSWGEVTFNLPNYPAGWTLVGSGVVDSSGVSKEIWRNDASGQLGFWTINCSGSIFFGKLWDMNCTRTVDGTMAAASGYTPRLADLNGDGYVDIVWTGPKNDIYYWINDGTGNFTKTYGGTFTAGWTLEGVGEIVGSGNTDLIWSNASTNQVGWWIMNGTTVVDREVRNVASGYSIASIEDFDGDGLADILWTNAKGDAYVWQGLGGSFISQHVADGQGNVYTIPDGYVVQKNRVQGVKAVAPINGPAVAITKH is encoded by the coding sequence ATGGCGGCTGCCTTTTTGGCAGCCGGCGTTCACGCGCAGGCGAATGGCGATGCTGAAGCACCGCGCATCGATGCATCAAAAATTGCCAACGGGGGCTCAACCACCCTGAAGGGAACGGTTCCGCTGCATGTGCTGACCAGCACCGACTCCGGCGCCAAGCGGTCGACGGACGAAATACCGGCGATGACGCTGATCCTGAAGCGTAGCGCCAATAAACAGAAGCAGCTCGAGGGCTATCTGGGCTCGCTGAACAATCCAGCGTCGCCGAACTACCACCAGTGGCTGACTCCAAGCCAGCTTGGGCAGATGTTCGGGCCCAATGACAAGGACATGGAGACCGTCAAGAAGTGGTTGTCTTCGCAGGGCCTTGCGGTCAAGTGGGTGTCGCCCAGCAAGACCATGATCCGCTTCTCCGGCTCGGTTGGCGCAGTCCAGACGGCCTTCCATACCCAGATCCATCAATACACCGCCGATGGCAAGCTGTACTACGCCAACGCCACGGAACAGCACGTGCCCAGCGCCCTGACGCCAGTCGTCGCCGGCGTGGCGTCGTTGAGCAACTTCTTCCCCAAGCCATTGGTTACGAAGTCCCAGCCGGTCAAGCGCAATGCCAAGGGCCAGTGGGAACCCGTCGGTGGCGTATCCTCGAACTTCAATTTCTCCATTAACGGCAACGTCTTCTACGACGTCGTTCCGGCCGACTTGAACACCATCTACAACGTCAATCCGTTGTGGAAGCAAAGCACGCCCATCCGCGGCGCCGGGCAGACGGTGGCCGTGCTCGAGCATACCGACGTGCTCAATGCCGACGTCGCGACGTTCCGTTCGACCTTCATGCCCTCCGACGCCAAGGGTGTGTTCTCGCAGCTTCACCCGCTGGCATTTGCCGGCGATACCAGTTGTGCGGACCCTGGGACCGGTCCGGATGAAGGCGAAGCGGCTCTCGATTCCGAGTGGGCCGGTGCAGCTGCTCCCGATGCCAACGTGGTACTGGCCTCTTGCGCAGATAGCGGTAGCGAATTCGGTGCCTTCATCGCCGCGCAAAATTTGTTGTTGCAGCCCACGCCACCGGCGATCCTGAGCCTGAGCTACGGCGAATGCGAGCTTGTCAGCGCCGCGGTAGGCGACACCAATGAAGCCATCAACCTGTGGGAGATGGCCGCGGCCGAAGGTGTCACCGTATTCGTGTCCTCCGCCGATGCCGGCTCGGCCGGCTGCGATCAGAACTTGTCCGCGTCTACCTTCGGCATTGCGGTCAATGGCCTGGGTAGCTCGACTTATAACGTATCGGTCGGCGGTACCGACTTCGACGACCTGAAGAACCAGAGCAAGTATTGGGCGCCAGGTAATGGTGCGCTTGGGGCAAGTGCACTGAGCTACATTCCAGAGCAACCCTGGAACGACTCTTGCGCCAGTAGCAAGCTCTATCCGTTGCTGGGCTATTCCGATCCCGTGACGTCGTGCAACTCGTCGAACGGCTTCAACTTCCTCACCACGGCGGGTGGCAGTGGCGGCCCGAGCTATCTTTGGGCGCAGCCACCCTGGCAGACCGGTGTAGCGGGTATGCCGCAGACCACCTCGCGCAGTCTTCCTGACGTCTCGCTATTCGCCGCCAACGGCCTCTATGGCCATGCGTTGATCTTTTGCATGTCGGATGCCTCGGAAGGCGGCACCAACTGCAATTACCTCGATCCCGTGGCGACAATCTTCAACAGCGCGGGCGGCACCTCCTTCGCCGCGCCGACCATGGCGGGCATCCAGGCATTGATCAACCAGAACGCCGGCACGACGCATGGCAACATTGGGCCGATGTTGTATGACCTGGCCCGCAAGCAATACGGCAGTGTTGCTTCGCCCGCGCCCCCCTGCAGTACCAACAGCGCCAACGCTAACTGCATCTTCCACGACGTGACAGTAGGCGACAATGACGTGCCTTGCGTTGCGGGTACCGCGGATTGCTTTACCAAGGGTCAGGACTTCTTCGGCGTGGTAAGCAACGGCGGTGCGGACTCCCTCGATCCAGCATGGAAGGCTGGCGCGGGTTACGACTACGCCACCGGCCTGGGCTCGGTCAATGTGCAGAAGCTGGCGAATGCCGTTGCCGCAATGGATGCACGTCGCAATATTCCGCGCACATGGGATCTCGTCGGTTTCGGGAACGTAAGCGGCAATGCTCCGATCGCCCCCGGCGAAGAAGCCGTGCCACTCGATGGGCATAGCACCATCCTGTTGATCAAGACCAGCACGGGCGACGCGTCCATGCTGCTCATGAATGGCGGAACGATTACCGATAACGAATCGTTCAACAGAGTGTTCCATCCTGGCGACCAGGTGAAGTCGGTTCCCATCGACCTGTTTAACGGCGGCGTCCTGGTGGGCCAGACCGTGATGGAAACCGATAACCCGACCACCAACACCCCGTCGCTCTTTGTCTACAGCTGGGGAGAAGTGACCTTCAACCTCCCGAACTACCCGGCAGGGTGGACGCTGGTGGGTTCGGGTGTCGTCGACAGCAGTGGCGTGTCCAAGGAAATCTGGCGTAATGATGCCAGTGGCCAGCTCGGCTTCTGGACGATCAACTGCTCCGGTAGCATCTTTTTTGGCAAGCTTTGGGACATGAATTGCACTCGTACGGTCGACGGCACCATGGCCGCGGCAAGCGGCTACACGCCACGCCTGGCTGATTTGAACGGCGATGGTTACGTCGACATCGTGTGGACGGGTCCGAAGAACGACATCTACTACTGGATCAACGACGGTACCGGCAATTTCACCAAGACCTATGGTGGTACGTTCACGGCTGGCTGGACCCTGGAAGGCGTTGGCGAGATCGTCGGTAGCGGCAATACCGACCTGATCTGGTCCAACGCATCCACGAACCAGGTAGGTTGGTGGATCATGAACGGCACGACTGTGGTTGACCGCGAGGTCCGTAACGTAGCGAGCGGCTACAGCATCGCTTCCATCGAAGACTTCGATGGCGATGGTCTGGCGGATATCCTGTGGACCAACGCCAAGGGCGACGCCTATGTCTGGCAGGGCCTCGGCGGTTCTTTCATCTCGCAGCACGTCGCGGATGGCCAGGGCAACGTCTACACCATCCCGGATGGCTATGTCGTGCAGAAGAATCGCGTGCAGGGTGTCAAGGCGGTAGCGCCTATCAATGGCCCAGCGGTGGCGATCACCAAGCACTAA